One segment of Ignavibacteriales bacterium DNA contains the following:
- the pssA gene encoding CDP-diacylglycerol--serine O-phosphatidyltransferase, with protein sequence MNRFRITPSVIPNLFTAMNMFSGFFSIISASQGNFIYAGWLIIIAAIFDTLDGFMARLTKSSSELGVELDSLADVVSFGAAPSFLLYATYFFQFDTFGILISSLPLIAGGFRLARFNVQLVGFNKSYFTGLPIPSSALTIVCFILSFYNNGFGETEKQFIIPMVLIVSFLMVSNIKYDTIPKFTMDAIKKNPLIYITYLIALIVLILFTVKGLFFIFVFMIGFGIFRQIFRYFSTKKSE encoded by the coding sequence ATGAATCGATTTAGAATTACACCTTCTGTAATACCGAATTTATTTACCGCTATGAACATGTTCAGCGGTTTTTTTTCGATAATCAGCGCAAGCCAGGGAAATTTTATTTATGCGGGATGGTTAATAATTATCGCCGCAATCTTTGATACGCTTGATGGTTTTATGGCGCGTTTAACAAAATCCAGCAGCGAACTAGGCGTTGAATTAGACTCACTTGCTGATGTTGTAAGTTTTGGTGCGGCCCCGTCATTTCTGCTTTATGCAACTTATTTTTTTCAGTTTGATACTTTTGGAATACTAATCAGTTCACTACCATTAATTGCAGGCGGATTTCGTTTAGCTAGATTTAATGTACAGCTTGTAGGATTTAATAAATCTTATTTTACCGGTTTACCAATTCCTTCTTCAGCACTAACAATTGTTTGCTTCATCTTATCATTTTATAATAACGGTTTTGGTGAGACCGAAAAACAATTTATAATTCCAATGGTTCTAATTGTATCTTTCTTGATGGTTAGTAATATTAAGTATGATACTATTCCTAAGTTTACCATGGATGCTATTAAAAAAAATCCTTTGATTTACATTACATATTTGATCGCACTAATAGTGCTTATACTTTTTACGGTTAAAGGATTGTTTTTCATTTTTGTTTTCATGATCGGATTTGGTATTTTTCGGCAAATTTTTAGGTATTTCTCAACTAAAAAATCTGAGTGA
- the purS gene encoding phosphoribosylformylglycinamidine synthase subunit PurS, which produces MFKAKVLIKRRPSILDPQGVAVEKGAKHLGISNITSTRIGKLIEFDVNLSDRNAAEKEVNEYCSKLLSNPIMEDFEFTLDEVK; this is translated from the coding sequence GTGTTTAAAGCTAAAGTTTTAATAAAACGCAGACCATCTATTCTTGACCCGCAAGGTGTTGCAGTAGAAAAAGGTGCAAAACATCTTGGTATTTCAAATATCACAAGCACTCGCATCGGAAAACTAATTGAGTTTGATGTAAATCTATCCGATCGAAATGCTGCAGAAAAAGAAGTGAATGAATATTGTTCTAAACTGCTTTCTAATCCAATTATGGAAGATTTTGAATTTACTTTGGATGAAGTAAAATGA
- the purQ gene encoding phosphoribosylformylglycinamidine synthase subunit PurQ, producing MNLKFGVVVFPGSNCDHDAYYSLRKVLNYDVEFLWHKDTDLKHSSVILLPGGFSYGDYLRTGSIARFSPIMNSVISFANKGGIVIGICNGFQILLEAGLLPGVMIRNNSLKFACKDVYLKTENRETIFSSEIGEETSAIKIPIAHGEGNYFADALVLQELETNKQILFRYADANGKVNDESNPNGSQLNIAGIVNKNGNVMGMMPHPERACDPTLGRTDGQLIFKSIANYILN from the coding sequence ATGAATTTAAAGTTTGGTGTAGTAGTTTTTCCCGGCTCCAATTGCGATCACGATGCATATTATTCTTTACGCAAAGTACTAAACTATGATGTTGAATTTCTCTGGCATAAAGACACAGATTTAAAACACAGCAGCGTTATTCTCTTGCCAGGGGGATTTTCTTACGGCGATTATCTTCGCACAGGTTCTATCGCAAGATTTTCTCCAATTATGAATTCAGTTATAAGCTTTGCAAATAAAGGCGGAATTGTAATTGGAATTTGCAATGGTTTTCAAATCTTACTGGAAGCTGGTTTGTTGCCCGGAGTTATGATACGCAATAATTCCCTTAAGTTTGCTTGTAAAGATGTTTATCTTAAAACTGAAAATAGAGAAACGATCTTTTCAAGTGAAATTGGTGAAGAAACTTCAGCAATAAAAATTCCTATCGCACATGGCGAAGGAAATTATTTTGCCGATGCACTAGTGTTACAGGAGCTTGAAACAAATAAACAAATACTTTTTAGATATGCGGATGCAAATGGAAAAGTAAATGATGAAAGTAATCCAAATGGTTCTCAACTTAACATAGCAGGAATTGTAAACAAAAATGGTAACGTAATGGGAATGATGCCCCATCCGGAAAGAGCTTGCGATCCGACTCTTGGCAGAACTGATGGGCAGTTAATTTTTAAATCGATAGCTAATTATATATTAAACTAA
- the tatA gene encoding twin-arginine translocase TatA/TatE family subunit: MFGNLGAGEIIIIVLVILLLFGAKKIPELAQGLGKGMKEFKKSLKDVEEEIKKTDDDVKKSDKS, encoded by the coding sequence ATGTTTGGAAATTTAGGTGCAGGCGAAATAATAATAATTGTTCTCGTAATTCTATTGTTATTTGGGGCAAAGAAAATTCCGGAACTAGCTCAAGGTTTAGGGAAAGGTATGAAGGAATTTAAAAAATCTTTAAAAGATGTTGAAGAAGAGATCAAAAAAACTGATGATGATGTAAAAAAATCTGATAAGTCTTAA